The Polyodon spathula isolate WHYD16114869_AA chromosome 3, ASM1765450v1, whole genome shotgun sequence genome has a segment encoding these proteins:
- the LOC121313500 gene encoding ankyrin repeat domain-containing protein 29-like isoform X2: protein MSFKLATTALMVASYSGQCDCVRELIMQGADINLQRETGATALFFAAQRGSNDIVKLLFEFGASTEFQTKDGGTALSAACQYGHSKVVETLLKNGSNVHDQLHDGATALFLAAQEGHVTVVRQLMSSGARVNQPREDGTTPLWIAAQMGHNEVVRVLLLRGADRDADRKDGSTPLFKAAYKGHTDVIEELLKFSPSLSLLKNGSTVLHAAVMGGNVRSVMLLLGAGADPTLRNKNNELPADLTKNERILRVLWTKDTNRNS from the exons ATGTCTTTTAAG CTTGCTACTACTGCTCTGATGGTAGCATCCTACAGTGGCCAGTGTGATTGTGTCCGAGAGCTGATCATGCAAGGGGCAGACATCAACCTTCAGAGAGAG ACAGGTGCCACTGCTCTGTTTTTTGCTGCACAGCGAGGGAGCAATGACATTGTGAAGCTTCTTTTTGAGTTTGGGGCATCAACAGAATTCCAAACCAAA GATGGGGGTACTGCTCTCTCAGCAGCCTGTCAGTATGGACACTCGAAAGTGGTGGAAACCCTGCTGAAGAATGGCTCTAATGTTCACGACCAGCTACAT GATGGTGCAACTGCTCTATTCCTTGCTGCGCAAGAAGGTCATGTGACTGTAGTTCGTCAGCTTATGTCATCAGGTGCCAGGGTAAACCAGCCAAGGGAG GATGGGACTACTCCACTATGGATTGCTGCCCAAATGGGACATAATGAAGTTGTGAGGGTTCTGTTACTCCGTGGGGCTGACCGAGATGCTGACAGAAAA gatggCTCCACACCTTTGTTTAAAGCTGCATACAAAGGACACACAGATGTTATAGAGGAGCTGCTCAAATTCTCGCCATCGCTTAGCCTTCTGAAG AATGGGTCCACAGTTCTCCATGCTGCAGTTATGGGAGGAAATGTAAGATCAGTGATGCTGCTGCTAGGAGCTGGTGCTGACCCTACATTAAGAAATAAG aataatgAACTACCAGCAGATCTTACAAAAAATGAACGGATTCTTAGAGTTTTATGGACTAAAGACACAAATAGAAACAGCTGA
- the LOC121313500 gene encoding ankyrin repeat domain-containing protein 29-like isoform X1, producing the protein MSFKKETPLANAVFWAARKGNLAVLQLLLNSGRVDVDCKDSLATTALMVASYSGQCDCVRELIMQGADINLQRETGATALFFAAQRGSNDIVKLLFEFGASTEFQTKDGGTALSAACQYGHSKVVETLLKNGSNVHDQLHDGATALFLAAQEGHVTVVRQLMSSGARVNQPREDGTTPLWIAAQMGHNEVVRVLLLRGADRDADRKDGSTPLFKAAYKGHTDVIEELLKFSPSLSLLKNGSTVLHAAVMGGNVRSVMLLLGAGADPTLRNKNNELPADLTKNERILRVLWTKDTNRNS; encoded by the exons ATGTCTTTTAAG aaagaaacCCCGCTTGCCAATGCTGTATTTTGGGCTGCAAGGAAAGGGAACTTGGCTGTCCTGCAACTGCTGTTAAACAGCGGGCGTGTGGATGTAGACTGCAAAGACAGT CTTGCTACTACTGCTCTGATGGTAGCATCCTACAGTGGCCAGTGTGATTGTGTCCGAGAGCTGATCATGCAAGGGGCAGACATCAACCTTCAGAGAGAG ACAGGTGCCACTGCTCTGTTTTTTGCTGCACAGCGAGGGAGCAATGACATTGTGAAGCTTCTTTTTGAGTTTGGGGCATCAACAGAATTCCAAACCAAA GATGGGGGTACTGCTCTCTCAGCAGCCTGTCAGTATGGACACTCGAAAGTGGTGGAAACCCTGCTGAAGAATGGCTCTAATGTTCACGACCAGCTACAT GATGGTGCAACTGCTCTATTCCTTGCTGCGCAAGAAGGTCATGTGACTGTAGTTCGTCAGCTTATGTCATCAGGTGCCAGGGTAAACCAGCCAAGGGAG GATGGGACTACTCCACTATGGATTGCTGCCCAAATGGGACATAATGAAGTTGTGAGGGTTCTGTTACTCCGTGGGGCTGACCGAGATGCTGACAGAAAA gatggCTCCACACCTTTGTTTAAAGCTGCATACAAAGGACACACAGATGTTATAGAGGAGCTGCTCAAATTCTCGCCATCGCTTAGCCTTCTGAAG AATGGGTCCACAGTTCTCCATGCTGCAGTTATGGGAGGAAATGTAAGATCAGTGATGCTGCTGCTAGGAGCTGGTGCTGACCCTACATTAAGAAATAAG aataatgAACTACCAGCAGATCTTACAAAAAATGAACGGATTCTTAGAGTTTTATGGACTAAAGACACAAATAGAAACAGCTGA